One Formosa agariphila KMM 3901 genomic window, AAAACACTAATGAAGAACATATTAAAAACAAGACAAACTGTGAAAAATTATGTTTTGTTTAATCTGTTATTCATTATAATTTCTACGGTAACAATTTTAACGATTGAATTTAGACAAGACGAAGTCTTAGTTTCAAAAATAAACGAAGCAGCCGCTAGCGGTCACATTTTCATCTATTACACTAAAGTAATACTAATTACAGGAGCCATACTAGCAATTACTACAGGCGTATTGCTCGCTTTCTACTGGTTAATATACGGTATCCTTTTAAAACGACTCAATAAGAATTATAAGGAACTTAAAAAGATGGATATTTAACCTATACGTTATATTTCCTTTGTTTATTTAACTCTTCCATATCTTCAATTTGCTTTTTAGTAAGCACCTTTAAGAATGATGGATGTTGCTCTATTGAGTATTCAATTTTTTCAACAATATCCTCTATAGAATCATTTTTATAATCGATATCTAAAGGCGCTTTAATCTCCATAGATTGAAGGATATTCTTTTTCTTGACCCGTAACCCCTTTTTATCGAAAGAACGTCTAAAACCGTCTATAACAACAGGGACAACAATAGGCTCGTAACGTTTAATTATATGCGCAGTTCCTTTTCTAATTGGTTTAAAAGGCGTTGTAGTACCTTGAGGAAACGTAATCACCCAGCCATCTTTTAAAGCCTTAGCAATACTAGAAATATCGCTCATTTTAACCTGTCTGTTCACATCCTTACCTTCTGCTCTCCAAGTACGCTCTATACTAATAGATCCTGCGTAAGCAAAAATCTTAGGCAACAAACCAGATTTCATAGTCTCTTTAGCAGCAACATAATACACATTTAGCTTAGGATTCCAGATATACCCTATATTTTTAATAGAATCTTCTCGTCCGCTAAGACTTGCATTAAACACATGAAACATAGCTACTACATCTGCAAAATATGTTTGATGGTTAGATATAAACAATACATTGTTATGAGGTAAATTTTTAATAACCTCTGAACCTTCTATTTGCAATTCATTAAACCCTCGAAACCTGCGATGCGTAATGATTCCCAAGTAGCGAATGATCCATTTTTTAATTAAAAGTATATGTCCGAAAGGA contains:
- a CDS encoding lysophospholipid acyltransferase family protein → MGLFKRNPFGHILLIKKWIIRYLGIITHRRFRGFNELQIEGSEVIKNLPHNNVLFISNHQTYFADVVAMFHVFNASLSGREDSIKNIGYIWNPKLNVYYVAAKETMKSGLLPKIFAYAGSISIERTWRAEGKDVNRQVKMSDISSIAKALKDGWVITFPQGTTTPFKPIRKGTAHIIKRYEPIVVPVVIDGFRRSFDKKGLRVKKKNILQSMEIKAPLDIDYKNDSIEDIVEKIEYSIEQHPSFLKVLTKKQIEDMEELNKQRKYNV